A region of Subdoligranulum variabile DNA encodes the following proteins:
- a CDS encoding DUF1667 domain-containing protein, whose translation MEKRELTCIGCPLGCPLTVTLHKGAVVSVTGNTCPRGDAYARKEVTAPSRIVTTTVPVRGGVLAAVSVKTAGEIPKGKIFDCVRALKAVTVPAPVAMGQVILADAAGTGVDVIATKAVAAR comes from the coding sequence ATGGAAAAACGTGAACTGACCTGCATCGGCTGCCCGCTGGGCTGTCCCCTGACGGTAACGCTGCACAAGGGCGCCGTGGTATCGGTAACGGGCAACACCTGCCCCCGGGGCGACGCCTACGCCCGCAAGGAGGTCACCGCCCCCAGCCGCATCGTCACCACCACGGTGCCGGTGCGCGGCGGCGTGCTGGCCGCCGTCAGCGTCAAGACCGCCGGGGAGATCCCCAAAGGCAAAATCTTTGACTGCGTCCGGGCTCTGAAAGCCGTGACCGTACCGGCCCCCGTGGCCATGGGACAGGTGATCCTGGCCGACGCCGCCGGTACCGGGGTGGATGTGATTGCCACCAAGGCGGTGGCAGCCCGGTGA
- a CDS encoding aldose epimerase family protein: MSTMQKGTYEKYGVRYDTLTLTDGAYALTVTPEKGGMATSFTKDGEEYLWLRDKNFESTDRPRCGIPILFPSCSKPDNGVHIFDGVAYPMEIHGFADLLPWQVKTAADDAIELTLEPNGLTKFVYPFDFLLTMRYTLTGATATLALTVANTGSKDLPFSVGFHPYFAASNLDNVRFDIQAATCSEDAKGEQPAAPETITLTRKPGSADSIRLLTGVKSPMVFTDGGNGHKVTVAFDEANFGKGVLWQQDAERFVCMEPWNGWANSVNEEGRHEVLGPGAEKTFTWSVTIG; encoded by the coding sequence ATGTCTACCATGCAAAAAGGAACCTACGAAAAGTACGGCGTGCGCTACGACACGCTGACCCTGACCGACGGGGCCTATGCCCTGACCGTCACCCCCGAAAAGGGCGGTATGGCCACCTCCTTCACCAAGGATGGGGAGGAGTATCTCTGGCTGCGGGACAAGAACTTCGAGTCCACCGACCGTCCCCGCTGCGGCATTCCCATTCTGTTCCCCAGCTGCAGCAAGCCGGACAACGGCGTGCACATCTTTGACGGGGTGGCCTACCCCATGGAGATCCACGGCTTCGCCGACCTGCTGCCCTGGCAGGTCAAGACGGCCGCTGACGACGCCATCGAGCTGACGCTGGAGCCCAACGGTCTGACGAAGTTCGTCTACCCCTTTGATTTTCTGCTGACCATGCGGTACACTCTGACCGGTGCCACCGCCACCCTGGCGCTGACGGTGGCCAACACCGGCAGCAAGGATCTGCCGTTCAGCGTGGGCTTCCATCCCTATTTTGCGGCCAGCAACCTGGACAATGTCCGCTTCGACATCCAGGCCGCCACCTGCTCCGAGGATGCCAAGGGCGAGCAGCCCGCCGCGCCGGAGACCATCACCCTGACCCGCAAGCCCGGCAGCGCCGATTCCATCCGGCTGCTCACCGGCGTGAAGAGCCCCATGGTCTTCACCGATGGGGGCAACGGCCACAAGGTTACGGTGGCCTTTGACGAGGCAAACTTCGGCAAGGGCGTGCTCTGGCAGCAGGATGCCGAGCGCTTTGTCTGCATGGAGCCCTGGAACGGCTGGGCCAACTCGGTGAACGAGGAAGGCCGGCACGAGGTCCTGGGCCCCGGCGCCGAAAAGACCTTCACCTGGTCGGTGACCATCGGCTGA
- the glpK gene encoding glycerol kinase GlpK, with product MGQYIMALDAGTTSNRCILFDKQGRMCSVAQKEFTQYFPKPGWVEHDANEIWTTQLGVALSAMNRIGASAADIAAIGITNQRETTIVWDRNTGEPVYRAIVWQCRRTSELCDQLKARGLTELFRQKTGLVIDAYFSATKLLWILENVEGARAKAEAGELLFGTVETWLIWKLTCGKIHVTDYSNASRTMLFNIHTLDWDDEILKILNIPRCMLPRPVPNSGFYEYADPMHFGGEIQIAGSAGDQQAALFGQTCFTAGDAKNTYGTGGFLLMNTGERPVLSRNGLVTTIAWGLGGKVTYALEGSIFVAGAAIQWLRDELKILEESRDSEYMALKVPDTNGCYVVPAFTGLGAPHWDQYARGAIVGLTRGCNKNHIIRATLDSLCYQVNDVLKAMEADAGIQLAMLKVDGGASANNYLLQAQADISGAPVERPCCVETTALGAAYLAGLAVGYWNSPAEVLQNRAVDRVFTAQISEEERARRIRGWNKAVRCAYGWAREEEEEL from the coding sequence ATGGGACAATACATTATGGCACTGGATGCCGGGACCACCTCCAACCGCTGCATCCTGTTTGACAAACAGGGCCGCATGTGCAGTGTGGCCCAGAAAGAATTCACCCAGTACTTCCCCAAACCGGGCTGGGTGGAACACGACGCCAACGAGATCTGGACCACCCAGCTGGGCGTGGCGCTCTCCGCCATGAACCGGATCGGCGCGTCGGCGGCGGACATTGCAGCCATCGGCATCACCAACCAGCGGGAAACCACCATCGTCTGGGACCGCAACACCGGCGAACCGGTCTACCGGGCCATCGTGTGGCAGTGCCGCCGCACCAGCGAACTCTGCGACCAGCTCAAGGCCCGGGGACTGACCGAGCTGTTCCGCCAGAAGACCGGTCTGGTCATCGACGCCTACTTTTCCGCCACCAAGCTGCTGTGGATTCTGGAAAACGTGGAGGGAGCCCGGGCCAAAGCCGAGGCCGGGGAGCTGCTCTTCGGCACGGTGGAGACCTGGCTGATCTGGAAGCTGACCTGCGGCAAGATCCATGTAACGGACTACTCCAACGCCAGCCGGACGATGCTTTTCAACATCCACACCCTGGACTGGGACGATGAGATCCTGAAAATCCTGAACATTCCCCGCTGCATGCTGCCCAGGCCTGTGCCCAACAGCGGTTTTTATGAGTACGCCGATCCCATGCATTTCGGCGGCGAGATCCAGATCGCCGGTTCGGCGGGCGACCAGCAGGCGGCCCTCTTCGGCCAGACCTGTTTCACGGCGGGGGACGCCAAGAACACCTACGGCACCGGCGGCTTTCTGCTGATGAACACCGGCGAACGGCCGGTACTCAGCCGCAACGGGCTGGTGACCACCATCGCCTGGGGCCTCGGCGGCAAGGTGACCTACGCCCTGGAAGGTTCCATCTTCGTGGCGGGGGCGGCCATCCAGTGGCTGCGGGACGAGCTGAAGATCCTGGAGGAATCCCGGGATTCCGAGTACATGGCCCTGAAGGTGCCCGACACCAACGGCTGCTATGTGGTGCCGGCCTTCACGGGGCTGGGCGCCCCCCACTGGGACCAGTACGCCCGGGGCGCCATCGTGGGACTGACCCGGGGCTGCAACAAGAACCATATCATCCGCGCCACCCTGGACAGCCTGTGCTACCAGGTCAACGACGTGCTGAAAGCCATGGAAGCCGACGCAGGCATCCAGCTGGCCATGCTCAAGGTGGACGGCGGCGCTTCGGCGAACAATTATCTGCTGCAGGCCCAGGCGGACATCAGCGGCGCCCCGGTGGAGCGTCCCTGCTGCGTGGAGACCACCGCCCTGGGTGCCGCCTATCTGGCCGGACTGGCGGTGGGCTACTGGAACAGCCCCGCCGAGGTGCTGCAGAACCGGGCGGTGGACCGAGTTTTCACCGCCCAGATCAGCGAGGAAGAGCGCGCCCGGCGCATCCGCGGCTGGAACAAAGCCGTGCGCTGTGCCTACGGCTGGGCCCGGGAGGAGGAAGAAGAACTATGA
- a CDS encoding response regulator: MNKPLILVVEDDPPIRNLMTTTLKTHDYRYLTADCGEAALRQAATSAPDIMLLDLGLPDLDGVEVIRRVRSWSDMPIIVISARSEDADKIEALDSGADDYLTKPFSVEELLARLRVTQRRLAAMNAGGSPVFTNGQLTIDFAAGCAYLAGQELHLTPIEYKLLCLMARNCGKVLTHTYITQKVWGTSWENDVASLRVFMATLRKKLESAPGSPQYIQTHIGVGYRMMKIE; encoded by the coding sequence ATGAATAAACCGCTGATCCTGGTGGTGGAGGACGATCCGCCCATCCGCAACCTCATGACCACCACCCTGAAAACCCACGACTACCGCTATCTCACGGCAGACTGCGGCGAGGCCGCCTTGCGCCAGGCCGCCACCAGCGCTCCCGACATCATGCTGCTGGATCTGGGCCTGCCTGACCTGGACGGTGTGGAAGTTATCCGCCGGGTGCGCAGCTGGTCGGACATGCCCATCATCGTCATCAGCGCCCGCAGCGAGGATGCCGACAAGATCGAGGCGCTGGATTCCGGTGCCGACGACTATCTGACCAAGCCCTTCTCGGTGGAGGAGCTGCTGGCCCGGCTGCGGGTGACCCAGCGCCGTCTGGCCGCCATGAATGCCGGGGGCAGCCCGGTGTTCACCAACGGTCAGCTGACCATCGACTTTGCCGCCGGCTGCGCCTATCTGGCCGGGCAGGAACTCCACCTGACCCCCATCGAGTACAAGCTGCTCTGTCTGATGGCCCGCAACTGCGGCAAGGTGCTCACCCACACCTACATCACCCAGAAAGTGTGGGGCACCAGCTGGGAGAACGACGTGGCTTCCCTGCGGGTATTCATGGCCACCCTGCGGAAAAAGCTGGAATCCGCCCCCGGCTCCCCCCAATACATCCAGACCCACATCGGCGTGGGCTACCGGATGATGAAAATTGAATAA
- a CDS encoding NAD(P)/FAD-dependent oxidoreductase, with protein MKDVIIIGGGVSGCAAARELSRYQGEFLLIDKEEDVCCGTSKANSAIVHAGFDAPAGSRMAALNVAGSRRMPDLAKELDFAYQQCGSLVVCLSEEDRPALEKLLENGRANGVEGLRIVERAELRAMEPNIADEAVAALWAPTGGIVCPFGLTYAFAENAARNGVQFQFHTEVQRIEPMEGGWRLFTNRGPLETRCVVNAAGVHADELHNQVSGDTMTIVPRRGDYFLLDHAAGAHVHHTIFQLPGKFGKGVLVTPTVHGNLLVGPTATDIDDKEDTATTAAELAEVRAKAGLAVKDLPLRQTITSFAGLRAHEVRHEFFIEEAAPGFVDCAGIESPGLSASPAIGLEVARLVQNILHLAENPGFDPHRKGILDPKTLPFEERAALVREHPAYGQVICRCETVTEGEILDAIHRVPGARSLDGVKRRTRAGMGRCQAGFCSPRVLEILARELGVPQEAITKCGGDSRLIAGTNKDSL; from the coding sequence ATGAAGGACGTCATCATCATCGGCGGCGGGGTATCGGGCTGCGCGGCAGCCCGGGAACTGAGCCGGTACCAGGGTGAGTTCCTGCTCATCGACAAGGAGGAGGACGTCTGCTGCGGCACCAGCAAGGCCAACAGCGCCATTGTCCACGCGGGCTTCGACGCGCCCGCCGGCAGCCGGATGGCAGCCCTCAATGTGGCGGGCAGCCGTCGGATGCCGGACCTTGCCAAAGAGCTGGATTTTGCCTACCAACAGTGCGGCAGCCTGGTGGTCTGCCTCAGTGAGGAGGATCGCCCGGCCCTGGAAAAGCTGCTGGAAAACGGCCGCGCCAACGGCGTGGAGGGGCTGCGCATCGTGGAGCGCGCCGAGCTGCGCGCCATGGAGCCGAACATTGCCGACGAGGCGGTGGCGGCCCTGTGGGCGCCCACCGGGGGCATCGTCTGTCCCTTCGGGCTGACCTACGCCTTTGCGGAGAACGCCGCCAGAAACGGCGTGCAGTTCCAGTTCCACACCGAGGTGCAGCGCATCGAGCCCATGGAGGGCGGCTGGCGGCTCTTCACCAACCGCGGCCCGCTGGAGACCCGCTGTGTGGTCAACGCGGCGGGGGTCCACGCCGACGAGCTGCACAACCAGGTCAGCGGCGACACCATGACCATCGTGCCCCGGCGAGGCGACTATTTCCTGCTGGACCACGCGGCGGGGGCACATGTGCACCACACGATCTTCCAGCTGCCGGGCAAGTTCGGCAAGGGCGTGCTGGTGACCCCCACGGTGCACGGCAACCTGCTCGTCGGCCCCACGGCCACCGACATCGACGACAAGGAGGACACCGCCACCACCGCCGCAGAACTGGCAGAAGTCCGCGCCAAGGCGGGGCTGGCTGTAAAAGACCTGCCCCTGCGGCAGACCATCACCAGCTTTGCGGGGCTGCGGGCCCACGAGGTCCGGCACGAATTCTTCATAGAGGAAGCCGCCCCCGGTTTTGTGGACTGTGCGGGCATCGAGTCGCCGGGGCTTTCCGCCAGTCCGGCCATCGGGCTGGAAGTGGCCCGGCTGGTCCAGAACATCCTGCATCTTGCGGAAAACCCCGGGTTTGATCCCCACCGCAAGGGAATTCTGGACCCCAAGACGCTGCCCTTTGAGGAGCGGGCCGCCCTGGTGCGGGAACATCCCGCCTACGGCCAGGTCATCTGCCGGTGCGAGACGGTGACCGAGGGGGAAATTCTCGACGCCATCCACCGGGTTCCCGGCGCCCGCAGTCTGGACGGGGTCAAGCGCCGCACCCGGGCGGGCATGGGCCGCTGCCAGGCGGGCTTCTGCAGTCCCCGGGTACTGGAGATCCTGGCCCGGGAACTGGGGGTGCCCCAGGAGGCGATCACCAAGTGCGGCGGCGATTCCCGGCTCATCGCGGGCACCAACAAGGACAGTCTGTAA
- the nrdG gene encoding anaerobic ribonucleoside-triphosphate reductase activating protein: MNYATIKYCDIANGEGVRTSLFVSGCRRHCPNCFNAVAWDFHYGEPFTKEVRNKILESLEPEYINGLSLLGGEPFEPENQRELLPFVKNVKVLFPHKTIWCYTGNHYEREILQPGPGRCEVTDEFLQYLDVLVDGDFVQDKYDISLRFRGSSNQRIIDLNKTRAAGKVVLWQDDPIFSTHTM, translated from the coding sequence ATGAACTATGCAACCATCAAATACTGCGACATTGCCAACGGCGAAGGCGTGCGCACCAGCCTGTTTGTATCGGGCTGCCGGCGGCATTGCCCCAACTGCTTCAACGCGGTGGCGTGGGATTTCCACTATGGAGAACCCTTCACCAAGGAGGTGCGCAACAAGATCCTGGAGAGCCTGGAGCCGGAGTATATCAACGGTCTGTCCCTGCTGGGGGGCGAACCCTTTGAGCCGGAGAACCAGCGGGAGCTGCTTCCCTTCGTCAAAAATGTGAAGGTCCTGTTCCCCCATAAGACCATCTGGTGCTACACCGGCAACCATTATGAAAGGGAGATCCTGCAGCCCGGCCCCGGCCGGTGCGAGGTGACCGACGAGTTCCTGCAGTATCTGGACGTACTGGTGGACGGGGACTTCGTGCAGGACAAGTACGACATCAGCCTGCGGTTCCGGGGGTCCAGCAACCAGCGGATCATCGACCTGAACAAGACCCGCGCGGCGGGCAAGGTCGTGCTGTGGCAGGATGACCCCATCTTCTCCACCCATACGATGTAA
- the uxaC gene encoding glucuronate isomerase: MKAFMDKDFLLDTPTARHLYHDYSADLPIIDYHCHIPPQEIYEDRRFENIAQVWLGGHQVLPDGSDAYFGDHYKWRVMRSNGVPEEYITGDKPDRERFQKFAEALEMAIGNPMYTWCHLELKKYFGYDGVLNGDTAEEVWNLCNDKLQHDPKMTVRGLIEQSNVAMVGTTDDPIDSLEWHKKIKEDPTIKVVVAPSFRPDKATNILKPGFASYIHQLEKVVGREFKCVGCVISALEERLKFFVEMGCRAADQGLDYVPCAETDADKATAAFKKAMAGEPLTKEEGDAYTAYVLLAMGRLYKKYGVVMQIHYSCLRNPNAKMFQKLGPDSGFDMIAVTDGSVALSKLLSNLTETDECPRIILYSLNPSDFDMLGTLMGSFQGDEVPGKIQLGSAWWFCDTNDGMYQQMRTLARLGLLGNFIGMLTDSRSFLSYTRHELFRRLMCNLIGEWVENGQYPNDEKALKKIVEGISYYNAKRYFNL, from the coding sequence ATGAAAGCATTTATGGACAAAGATTTTTTGCTGGACACCCCCACCGCCCGGCATCTCTATCATGATTATTCCGCCGATCTGCCCATCATCGACTACCACTGCCACATTCCCCCGCAGGAGATCTACGAGGATCGCCGCTTCGAGAACATCGCCCAGGTCTGGCTGGGCGGCCATCAGGTGCTGCCCGACGGTTCCGACGCCTACTTCGGCGACCACTACAAGTGGCGTGTGATGCGTTCCAACGGCGTGCCCGAGGAGTACATCACCGGCGACAAGCCCGACCGTGAGCGCTTCCAGAAATTTGCCGAGGCGCTGGAGATGGCCATCGGCAACCCGATGTACACCTGGTGCCATCTGGAGCTGAAGAAATACTTCGGCTACGACGGCGTGCTCAACGGCGACACCGCCGAGGAGGTCTGGAACCTCTGCAACGACAAGCTGCAGCATGACCCCAAGATGACGGTCCGCGGCCTCATCGAGCAGAGCAACGTGGCCATGGTGGGCACCACCGATGACCCCATCGACTCGCTGGAATGGCACAAGAAGATCAAGGAAGATCCCACCATCAAGGTAGTGGTGGCGCCTTCCTTCCGTCCCGACAAGGCCACCAACATCCTCAAGCCCGGCTTTGCCTCCTACATCCACCAGCTGGAAAAGGTGGTCGGCCGTGAGTTCAAGTGTGTGGGCTGCGTGATCAGCGCCCTGGAGGAGCGGCTGAAGTTCTTCGTGGAGATGGGCTGCCGCGCCGCCGACCAGGGTCTGGACTACGTGCCCTGCGCCGAGACCGACGCCGACAAGGCCACCGCTGCCTTCAAGAAAGCCATGGCCGGCGAGCCGCTGACCAAGGAAGAGGGCGACGCCTACACCGCTTACGTGCTACTGGCCATGGGTCGCCTGTACAAGAAGTACGGCGTGGTCATGCAGATCCACTACAGCTGCCTGCGCAACCCCAACGCCAAGATGTTCCAGAAGCTGGGCCCCGACAGCGGCTTCGACATGATCGCCGTGACGGACGGCAGCGTGGCACTGAGCAAGCTGCTCTCCAACCTGACCGAGACCGACGAGTGCCCCCGCATCATCCTGTACAGCCTGAACCCCTCCGACTTCGACATGCTGGGCACCCTGATGGGTTCCTTCCAGGGTGACGAGGTCCCGGGCAAGATCCAGCTGGGTTCCGCCTGGTGGTTCTGCGATACCAACGACGGCATGTACCAGCAGATGCGCACCCTGGCCCGCCTGGGCCTGCTGGGCAACTTCATCGGCATGCTCACCGACAGCCGCAGCTTCCTGAGCTACACCCGCCACGAGCTGTTCCGCCGCCTGATGTGCAACCTCATCGGCGAATGGGTGGAGAATGGTCAGTACCCCAACGACGAGAAGGCTCTGAAGAAGATCGTCGAGGGCATCAGCTACTACAACGCCAAGCGTTACTTCAACCTGTGA
- a CDS encoding NAD(P)/FAD-dependent oxidoreductase → MKEIDLVILGGGPAGLAAAIAARKAGVQDLVILERDRELGGILNQCIHSGFGLHTFQEELTGPEYAARFADEALALDIPCKLNTMVLDLSADRVVTAVNRTDGLFQLKAKAVVLAMGCRERPRGALNIPGTRPAGIYTAGTAQRLVNMEGYLPGRRVVILGSGDIGLIMARRMTLEGAKVLCVAELMPYSGGLKRNIVQCLDDFGIPLKLSHTVVDIQGKERVTGVTIARVENGQPVPGTEEHFHCDTLLLSCGLLPENELSRSAGVALSAVTNGPLVDESLQTSLPGIFAAGNVLHVHDLVDYVSEEAAAAGRHAAAYILGKSAPAADEALPVTAANGVRYTVPVTVHPARLDGSLTLRLRVGNVYRNKVLAVYAGQDCIWRRKRPVLAPGEMETIVVKGAALDKLPGCGGLTVTLEEA, encoded by the coding sequence ATGAAAGAGATAGATCTTGTGATTCTGGGCGGCGGGCCGGCGGGTCTGGCTGCCGCCATCGCCGCGCGGAAGGCCGGTGTGCAGGATTTGGTGATCCTGGAGCGGGACCGGGAGCTGGGCGGCATTCTGAACCAGTGCATCCACAGCGGCTTCGGCCTGCATACCTTCCAGGAGGAACTCACCGGCCCCGAGTACGCCGCCCGCTTCGCCGACGAGGCGCTGGCCCTGGACATTCCCTGCAAACTCAACACCATGGTGCTGGACCTCTCGGCCGACCGGGTGGTCACCGCCGTCAACCGCACCGACGGGCTGTTCCAGCTCAAGGCCAAGGCCGTGGTGCTGGCCATGGGCTGCCGGGAGCGTCCACGGGGCGCGCTGAACATTCCCGGCACCCGCCCCGCCGGCATCTACACCGCCGGCACCGCCCAGCGGCTGGTGAATATGGAAGGGTACCTGCCCGGGCGGCGGGTGGTCATCCTGGGCTCCGGTGACATCGGCCTCATCATGGCCCGGCGCATGACGCTGGAGGGCGCCAAGGTCCTCTGCGTGGCGGAACTCATGCCCTACTCCGGCGGACTCAAGCGCAACATCGTGCAGTGCCTGGATGACTTCGGCATCCCCCTCAAACTCAGCCACACGGTAGTGGACATCCAGGGCAAGGAACGGGTCACCGGCGTGACCATTGCCCGGGTGGAGAACGGCCAGCCGGTGCCCGGCACCGAGGAGCACTTCCACTGCGATACGCTGCTGCTCTCCTGCGGGCTTTTGCCGGAGAACGAGCTGAGCCGCAGCGCCGGGGTGGCCTTGAGTGCCGTGACAAACGGCCCCCTGGTGGACGAAAGCCTGCAGACCAGCCTGCCCGGCATCTTTGCGGCGGGCAATGTGCTGCACGTCCACGATCTGGTGGATTACGTGTCGGAGGAGGCTGCCGCTGCGGGGCGCCATGCTGCGGCGTACATTCTGGGAAAATCTGCCCCGGCGGCGGACGAAGCCCTGCCGGTGACCGCGGCCAACGGGGTGCGGTACACCGTGCCCGTCACCGTCCACCCTGCCCGGCTGGACGGCAGCCTGACCCTGCGGCTGCGGGTGGGCAATGTCTACCGCAACAAAGTGCTGGCGGTCTACGCCGGGCAGGACTGCATCTGGCGGCGCAAGCGGCCGGTGCTGGCCCCCGGCGAGATGGAGACCATCGTTGTGAAGGGCGCGGCGCTGGACAAGCTGCCCGGCTGCGGCGGGCTGACCGTGACGCTGGAGGAGGCATGA
- a CDS encoding sensor histidine kinase, with product MTEQKQAHGLRAQMAPRWQDLLVTLLILTAGTVIGNIFWQFAFTKANIISVYVLGALLTSLFTKSYFCGVLSSVASVLLFNFFFTEPRLTLHAYEKGYPFTIAIMLIVSIITVTLAIQNIRNIEEKERAALLAKNEQLRADLLRAISHDLRTPLTSISGNAANLLANDEKLDGEARQQIFLDIYDDSIWLINLVENLLSITRIEDGRMNLRLSTELVGEVIEEALRHTHRKSCEHTIRVDLPDELLLARMDARLIVQVLINLVDNAIKYTPAGSTITVAARAQDGFAVLSVLDDGPGIAPHIRPHVFEMFYTGEHKVADSRRSLGLGLALCKAIVDAHGGTITLTDNPPHGCNFTFTVPRGEVTLHE from the coding sequence ATGACAGAGCAAAAACAGGCCCACGGTCTGCGGGCCCAGATGGCGCCCCGGTGGCAGGATCTGCTGGTGACCTTGCTGATCCTGACGGCCGGCACCGTCATCGGCAACATCTTCTGGCAGTTTGCCTTCACCAAGGCGAACATCATCTCGGTGTACGTGCTGGGGGCGCTGCTGACCTCCCTGTTCACCAAAAGCTATTTCTGTGGGGTGCTCAGCTCGGTGGCCAGTGTGCTGCTCTTCAACTTTTTCTTCACCGAACCGCGGCTGACCCTCCACGCCTATGAAAAGGGTTATCCCTTCACCATCGCCATCATGCTCATCGTCTCCATCATCACGGTGACGCTGGCCATCCAGAACATCCGCAACATCGAGGAGAAGGAGCGGGCCGCCCTGCTGGCGAAAAACGAGCAGCTCCGCGCCGATCTGCTGCGGGCCATCTCCCACGATCTGCGCACCCCGCTGACTTCCATCTCCGGCAACGCCGCCAACCTGCTGGCCAACGACGAAAAGCTGGACGGCGAGGCCCGGCAGCAGATCTTTCTGGACATTTACGACGATTCCATCTGGCTGATCAACCTGGTGGAGAATCTGCTCTCCATCACCCGCATCGAGGACGGCCGGATGAACCTGCGTCTTTCCACCGAACTGGTGGGGGAAGTCATCGAGGAGGCGCTGCGCCACACCCACCGTAAGAGCTGCGAACACACCATCCGGGTGGACCTGCCCGACGAACTGCTGCTGGCCCGGATGGACGCCCGGCTCATCGTGCAGGTGCTCATCAACCTGGTGGACAATGCCATCAAATACACCCCCGCCGGGTCCACCATCACGGTGGCGGCCCGGGCACAGGACGGGTTTGCCGTTCTCTCGGTGCTGGACGACGGGCCGGGCATCGCCCCCCACATCCGCCCTCATGTCTTTGAAATGTTCTACACCGGCGAACACAAGGTCGCCGACAGCCGCCGCAGCCTGGGGCTGGGGCTGGCGCTCTGCAAGGCCATCGTGGATGCCCACGGGGGCACCATCACCCTGACCGACAATCCGCCGCACGGGTGCAACTTCACCTTTACGGTGCCGCGTGGGGAGGTAACGCTGCATGAATAA
- a CDS encoding WecB/TagA/CpsF family glycosyltransferase — MQNQQRPLPVCDIMGVQIAVTTMEKTLRCIEEHREDWRGEYICVSNVHTTVTAYEDADYRAVQNGAVLALPDGGPLSRYSRRKGFADAARVTGPDLMKQLLRESADKHYRHYFYGSTPETLEILRRKLAEHYPGAVIAGMESPPFRPLTPEEDAAAVARINQAQPDFVWVGLGAPKQERWMAAHRGRVHALMVGVGAAFDYEAGNIRRAPDWMQRCNLEWLYRLLQDPRRLFRRYFVTNTKFLWWALRH, encoded by the coding sequence ATGCAAAACCAACAACGGCCGCTGCCTGTCTGCGACATCATGGGGGTGCAGATCGCCGTCACCACCATGGAAAAGACCCTGCGCTGCATCGAGGAGCATCGGGAGGACTGGCGCGGGGAGTACATCTGCGTATCCAACGTGCATACCACGGTGACCGCCTATGAGGATGCGGACTACCGTGCCGTGCAGAACGGCGCCGTGCTGGCGCTGCCCGACGGCGGACCGCTGTCCCGGTACAGCCGCCGCAAGGGGTTTGCAGATGCCGCCCGGGTGACGGGGCCTGACCTGATGAAACAGCTGCTGCGGGAAAGCGCTGACAAACACTACCGCCATTATTTCTACGGTTCCACCCCCGAAACGCTGGAGATCCTGCGCCGGAAACTGGCGGAACACTATCCCGGCGCCGTCATTGCAGGGATGGAATCCCCGCCTTTCCGGCCGCTGACCCCCGAGGAGGATGCCGCGGCGGTGGCCCGCATCAACCAGGCGCAGCCGGATTTTGTCTGGGTGGGACTGGGCGCGCCCAAGCAGGAGCGCTGGATGGCCGCTCACCGGGGCCGGGTCCATGCCCTGATGGTGGGCGTGGGGGCCGCCTTCGACTACGAGGCCGGCAACATCCGCCGGGCCCCCGACTGGATGCAGCGCTGCAATCTGGAGTGGCTCTACCGGCTGCTGCAGGATCCCAGACGGCTGTTCCGGCGCTATTTTGTGACCAACACCAAATTCCTGTGGTGGGCGCTGCGCCACTGA